CGGCGAACGAACGTGACGAACCGCCGGATCTTCCGTTCCTCGTCGGGAAACGCATCGATCAGCCGGGCGAGGTAGTTGTCCCATCCTCGCGGCGTGGTGAATGTGTGCCCCGGCAGCGTGTACGTCTCCACGCCCTTGCGGTCGAGTTCGATAAATTCCACACGGCCTTCGCCGCCCAGACTCTTGAATAACGCAGGAAGTATGCCGTCCGGGCCGCAGTCGCCCATGTGGTGCACGCCCACATCCCATTCCCACTCACGTTTACGCCGGAACACATGGGATGAGCCACCGATAACGTCGTACTGCTCGAGGACCAGCACCTTCTGGCCGATCGCGGCGAGATGCGCGGCCGCAGAGATGCCACCGAGACCAGACCCGATGACGATCGCGTCCCATTTTTCTGCTGCCTTCTGCATTGAGGCTCCTCGGGTGATGGCGTGGCGCTTCTGGTGATCCGCACCGGGAAAACCGATCGGTCTACCGGAAGTAGACCAGTCGATATACCTGGGGTCAAGTACCTCACGCACCGCGGCAACCTGGCGGCCCAATAAGCTGTGCGCATGCAGTCGTGGGCGTCGCCGCCAGTTCCTGAGCTCGACGGTCGTGGTCCGCAGCTGCGGCTGTACGACACCGCCGATCGTCAGGTGCGGCCGGTGACGCCGTCGTCCGGTCCTGGTTCCAGCGCGACCATGTACGTGTGTGGCATCACGCCCTATGACGCCACCCATCTGGGCCACGCCGCAACGTATCTCACGTTCGACCTGATCTATCGGCAATGGCTCGACGCGGGCCTGGATGTGCACTACGTACAAAACGTCACCGATATCGACGACCCGCTCTTCGAACGTGCCGACCGGGATGGCATCGATTGGCGCGAGCTGGGGGACCGGGAAACCGACTTGTTCCGGGGCGACATGACCGCGCTGCGGGTGCTGGCACCACGGGAGTATGTGCGCGCCACCGAGTCGATTGCCTGCATCATCGAACTGGTCGAGAAGATGCTGGCTTCGGGCGCCGCGTACGTCGTGGATGATCCCGAGTATCCGGACGTCTACTTCAGGGTTGATGCCACCGAGCAGTTCGGCTACGAGTCGGGGTACGACATCGAGACCATGTCGCGGCTGTTCGCCGAACGTGGCGGAGATCCAGACCGGCCCGGCAAGGCCAACGAACTCGATGCTCTGCTCTGGCGTGCGGCACGGCCGGGAGAGCCGAGCTGGGAGGCTTCGTTCGGATCGGGCCGACCGGGCTGGCATGTCGAGTGCTCGGCGATCGTGTTGCGTGAGCTCGGTGCCGGTATCGACATCCAGGGCGGCGGTAGCGACCTGATTTTCCCGCACCACGAATACAGTGCCGCGCACGCTGA
This genomic window from Mycobacteroides chelonae contains:
- the mshC gene encoding cysteine--1-D-myo-inosityl 2-amino-2-deoxy-alpha-D-glucopyranoside ligase, which gives rise to MQSWASPPVPELDGRGPQLRLYDTADRQVRPVTPSSGPGSSATMYVCGITPYDATHLGHAATYLTFDLIYRQWLDAGLDVHYVQNVTDIDDPLFERADRDGIDWRELGDRETDLFRGDMTALRVLAPREYVRATESIACIIELVEKMLASGAAYVVDDPEYPDVYFRVDATEQFGYESGYDIETMSRLFAERGGDPDRPGKANELDALLWRAARPGEPSWEASFGSGRPGWHVECSAIVLRELGAGIDIQGGGSDLIFPHHEYSAAHAEAVTAQRRFARHYVHAGMIGWDGHKMSKSRGNLVKVSVLTADGVDPAAIRLGLLAGHYRADRSWSDAVLSGAQARLARWRHAVALPAAPSARDVVSRVRRYLADDLDTPKALAALDNWVTDALAYGGHDAAAGAHVRHAVDALLGVQL